The Arachis hypogaea cultivar Tifrunner chromosome 14, arahy.Tifrunner.gnm2.J5K5, whole genome shotgun sequence genome has a segment encoding these proteins:
- the LOC112741132 gene encoding F-box/kelch-repeat protein At3g23880, with translation MEDTTTTTTIDDEDQSPTSKRHLISSSSISDHRPLPNIPFDIVAKILLILPVKSLLRFKSTCKSWNEFISDPQFAKDHLRASASDRNPNRNRFLVTFKTLRINNESQPYLRDYSISSVLDGSEATAAPARNKFPCLESRTKFLCGSCDGMICMATNPSWPIVWNPSTGKFKQLPPLAAADGGLVYGFGYDHIGDSYKVVATLDLSNIRLAANRNDYQFDNFVYTLGTDSWRQIHGFAGLVVKDSSGKFVNGTLNWLACDANNFAVVRVLSLDLATEQYQTLIITPVDGRPDIEVRWLRSAVLKGCLCIVAERDMVADYFVMKEYGNAGSWTLMFRIPYANVLPEFFSFHMAPIWVSEEGDEILLAYLGMLSVYSTRNGGSFKAAGIGLFRGSMLAAAYTETLMSPS, from the coding sequence ATGGAGGACACAACAACGACCACCACCATTGATGATGAGGACCAATCACCAACCAGCAAACGCCACCTGATCTCCTCCTCTTCCATTTCCGACCACCGCCCACTGCCGAACATTCCCTTCGATATAGTAGCCAAAATCCTCCTGATTCTGCCGGTGAAGTCCCTCCTCCGTTTCAAGTCCACATGCAAGTCTTGGAACGAGTTCATCTCCGATCCTCAGTTCGCCAAGGACCATCTCCGAGCCTCAGCTTCGGACCGCAACCCCAACCGCAACCGCTTCCTTGTAACCTTCAAAACCTTACGGATCAACAACGAGTCACAACCGTACCTCAGAGACTACTCCATCTCCTCCGTGTTAGACGGGTCCGAAGCCACCGCCGCCCCCGCGCGTAACAAGTTCCCCTGCTTGGAGAGCAGGACGAAGTTCCTGTGCGGCTCTTGTGACGGCATGATCTGCATGGCCACGAATCCAAGCTGGCCCATCGTTTGGAACCCTTCCACCGGAAAGTTCAAGCAACTTCCCCCTCTCGCTGCGGCTGACGGCGGCCTTGTGTACGGCTTCGGCTACGATCATATCGGTGACAGTTACAAGGTGGTGGCAACCTTGGACTTGTCAAACATTCGTCTTGCTGCGAATCGTAATGATTACCAATTCGATAACTTTGTTTATACCTTGGGTACCGATTCTTGGAGACAGATCCATGGATTTGCAGGCTTGGTGGTGAAAGACAGTTCAGGGAAATTCGTGAATGGCACTCTTAATTGGTTGGCGTGTGATGCAAACAACTTCGCTGTGGTTCGTGTCCTTTCTCTTGATTTGGCGACGGAGCAGTATCAAACACTGATTATTACTCCCGTTGATGGAAGACCCGATATAGAGGTTAGATGGTTGCGCTCCGCCGTGTTAAAGGGGTGCTTGTGCATCGTGGCGGAACGAGACATGGTTGCTGACTACTTCGTAATGAAGGAATATGGGAATGCTGGTTCTTGGACTTTGATGTTCAGGATCCCTTATGCGAACGTGCTTCCTGAATTTTTCAGCTTTCACATGGCTCCGATTTGGGTTTCTGAGGAAGGAGATGAGATTTTGTTGGCATATTTGGGAATGTTGAGTGTTTACAGTACCAGAAATGGCGGGTCTTTTAAAGCTGCTGGGATTGGGTTATTCAGAGGTTCCATGCTTGCAGCTGCTTATACTGAGACTTTGATGTCACCTTCTTGA
- the LOC112741130 gene encoding protein FAR1-RELATED SEQUENCE 7 yields MILKENPVGTELAMSNINVEEEIDFSCEPYIGLEFDSPDDALKFYTSYANRVGFKVRIGQLYRSRSNGSVSSRRYVCSKEGYQLSSRTGCPAFIRVQINASGKWVVDHFQKDHNHDLEIENGNCTPTVQQKGAAAFKSFTEVSRRPRKKLLESCNESSGPMGIIDFKRLRKEELEGQFRTEPYVGQEFGSPNEAYQFYHAYAAYVGFGVRIGQLFRSKNDGLITSRRFVCSKEGFQHPSRVGCGAYLRIKRQPSGKWVVDRLHKDHNHDLGSEREGRPKSIPDSNILAEEVDTGFVNGDLFRIDNYPVPRGTRQNHIKSDWYSMLLEYFQSRQAEDTGFFYAVEVDNGNCMSLFWADGRSRYSCSQFGDVLVIDTSYRKSVYLVPFATFIGVNHHRQPVLLGSALIADESEESFAWLFQTWLRAASGRQPLSIIADQDIAIQRAIRKVFPRTHHRFSLWQIKAKEQENLGIMGDGFTKDYDKCIYQSQTVDEFDATWAALLNKYGLKDNPWLKEMYEKRASWVPLYLRGTFFAGIPMNESVDSFFGAILNGQTSLVEFIPRYERGLERRREEERNEDFNTSNFQPFLQTKEPVEEQCRRLYTLTIFKVLQKELLQCYSYLGFKAFQEGSISRYMVRKGGNDMEKHHIVTFNASNLSISCSCQMFEYEGVLCRHALRVFQILELREVPSRYILHRWTKNAEDGVFPDLESWSSSQELRSLMLWSLRETAAKYIDAGATSIEKYKLAYEILREGGRKLCWHR; encoded by the coding sequence ATGATTTTGAAGGAGAACCCTGTAGGTACTGAGCTTGCAATGAGTAATATCAATGTGGAGGAGGAAATAGATTTTTCATGTGAACCGTACATTGGTTTGGAATTTGACTCACCGGATGATGCACTCAAGTTCTACACGTCATATGCAAATCGAGTTGGATTTAAAGTTCGGATTGGTCAGCTGTATCGATCAAGATCAAATGGGTCAGTTTCTTCTCGAAGATATGTGTGCTCAAAGGAGGGATATCAGCTCAGTTCGAGAACAGGTTGTCCAGCATTCATAAGAGTGCAAATAAATGCTTCTGGAAAGTGGGTTGTTGATCATTTCCAAAAGGATCACAATCATGATCTtgaaattgaaaatggaaattgCACACCAACAGTGCAGCAGAAAGGTGCTGCAGCTTTCAAGTCCTTTACTGAAGTATCCCGTAGGCCAAGGAAGAAATTGCTTGAATCCTGTAATGAATCTTCTGGTCCCATGGGCATTATTGATTTCAAGCGACTGAGAAAGGAAGAACTCGAAGGACAGTTCCGAACTGAACCATATGTAGGTCAAGAGTTTGGTTCACCCAATGAAGCCTACCAATTTTATCATGCATATGCAGCATATGTTGGTTTTGGAGTTCGAATTGGTCAATTATTTCGTTCTAAGAATGATGGATTGATCACATCCCGCCGATTTGTGTGCTCAAAAGAAGGGTTCCAGCACCCTTCACGGGTTGGGTGCGGGGCCTATTTGAGGATTAAGAGACAGCCATCGGGAAAGTGGGTGGTGGACCGTCTCCACAAAGATCATAATCATGATTTGGGCTCTGAAAGGGAGGGTAGGCCAAAAAGTATTCCTGATTCCAATATTTTGGCTGAAGAGGTAGATACTGGATTTGTAAATGGTGATTTATTTCGGATAGACAACTATCCTGTCCCCAGAGGAACTAGACAAAATCACATTAAAAGTGATTGGTACAGCATGCTTCTAGAGTATTTTCAATCAAGACAAGCAGAAGATACAGGATTCTTTTATGCTGTGGAAGTTGACAATGGTAACTGTATGAGCCTATTTTGGGCTGATGGCAGATCTAGATATTCATGTAGTCAGTTTGGTGATGTCCTTGTTATTGACACTTCCTACCGTAAGAGTGTCTATTTGGTGCCGTTTGCCACCTTTATTGGAGTTAACCATCACAGGCAACCTGTGCTTCTTGGAAGTGCTTTGATTGCTGATGAATCTGAAGAGTCTTTCGCGTGGTTATTTCAGACATGGCTGAGGGCAGCATCTGGCCGGCAGCCTCTATCGATAATTGCTGATCAGGACATTGCAATCCAGAGGGCAATAAGAAAAGTCTTTCCAAGAACCCATCATCGCTTTTCATTGTGGCAAATCAAGGCAAAGGAACAAGAGAATTTGGGTATAATGGGTGATGGATTTACAAAAGATTATGACAAATGCATTTACCAGAGTCAGACAGTTGATGAATTTGACGCCACATGGGCTGCCTTACTCAACAAATATGGACTGAAGGACAATCCTTGGCTAAAAGAAATGTATGAGAAGCGGGCATCCTGGGTTCCATTATATTTAAGGGGCACATTTTTTGCTGGCATACCCATGAATGAAAGTGTTGATTCATTCTTTGGTGCAATTTTAAATGGCCAAACGTCTCTCGTGGAATTTATTCCAAGGTATGAAAGAGGTCTTGAGCGACGCCGGGAGGAAGAAAGAAACGAGGATTTCAATACTTCtaattttcaaccatttttgcAAACAAAGGAGCCAGTTGAAGAACAATGTAGAAGGCTTTACACTCTTACCATATTCAAAGTACTTCAAAAAGAGCTTTTGCAGTGCTATAGTTATCTTGGGTTTAAAGCTTTTCAAGAAGGGAGCATCAGCCGATATATGGTGCGTAAGGGAGGAAATGATATGGAGAAACACCATATAGTTACATTTAATGCATCTAATCTTAGCATTAGTTGTAGCTGTCAGATGTTTGAATATGAAGGTGTTCTTTGTAGACATGCTTTGAGGGTTTTCCAGATACTGGAATTAAGAGAAGTTCCTTCTCGCTACATCTTGCACAGATGGACTAAAAATGCTGAGGATGGTGTTTTCCCTGATTTAGAGTCATGGAGTAGTTCTCAGGAACTCCGGAGTTTGATGCTATGGAGTCTAAGAGAAACTGCGGCTAAGTACATAGATGCAGGTGCAACATCTATTGAAAAGTATAAACTTGCTTATGAGATTTTGCGTGAGGGTGGGAGAAAGCTTTGTTGGCACAGGTGA
- the LOC112741131 gene encoding F-box/kelch-repeat protein At3g23880, which yields MEMEAFIPEELVVEILSRIPVKCLLKFRCVCKSWNSLISDSYFIKKHLHHFTHHNRIILSATTAEFHLNSCYLNSLISSTSSTTISEHLNYPVKNKYRHDGIVGSCDGLVCFAIKGDCVLLWNPSIRVSKKSPPLGNNWRPGCFTSFGLGYDHVKQDYKVVAVFCDPNHFFSESKVKVYSMATNSWRKIQDFPHGVTPYQNSGKFVTGTLNWASNFTLGSTSSWIIVSLDLQKESYREILPPDYEKEETSSTPTLGVLNECLCMSYDHKRTHFVVWLMKDYGVTESWIKLVTVPYLPNPEDFSYSGPYYVSEKGEVLLMFEFDLVLFDPSDRSFKYPRIQNGKGWFDAEVYVETLVSPMKH from the coding sequence ATGGAGATGGAGGCCTTCATTCCAGAAGAGCTTGTAGTGGAGATTCTGTCAAGGATTCCAGTGAAGTGTCTTCTGAAATTCAGGTGTGTATGCAAGTCATGGAACTCTCTCATCTCTGACTCTTACTTCATCAAAAAGCACCTTCACCACTTCACACACCATAACAGAATCATTCTCAGTGCCACAACCGCTGAGTTTCATCTCAACTCTTGTTACTTAAACTCTCTCATCTCTTCAACTTCTTCAACCACCATTTCTGAACACCTTAACTACCCTGTCAAGAACAAGTACCGCCATGACGGCATCGTTGGTTCTTGTGACGGCCTTGTTTGTTTCGCCATTAAAGGTGACTGTGTTCTTCTCTGGAACCCCTCCATTAGGGTCTCAAAAAAGTCTCCACCTTTGGGCAATAATTGGAGACCCGGTTGCTTCACTTCCTTTGGTCTTGGCTATGATCATGTCAAGCAAGATTACAAGGTTGTTGCTGTGTTCTGTGATCCCAACCACTTCTTCAGTGAATCCAAGGTTAAGGTTTATAGCATGGCAACAAATTCTTGGAGGAAGATTCAGGATTTTCCTCATGGTGTCACCCCATATCAAAATTCAGGGAAATTCGTCACTGGAACTCTTAATTGGGCCTCCAATTTCACTCTTGGATCGACCTCTTCTTGGATTATAGTTTCTTTGGATCTTCAGAAggagagttacagggaaattctGCCACCTGATTATGAAAAAGAGGAGACTTCATCAACACCTACTTTGGGTGTTCTTAATGAATGTCTGTGCATGAGTTATGATCATAAAAGAACTCATTTTGTTGTGTGGCTGATGAAGGATTATGGTGTGACAGAGTCATGGATCAAATTGGTGACAGTTCCTTATCTTCCTAACCCTGAAGATTTTTCATATTCAGGGCCATATTATGTTTCAGAAAAGGGTGAAGTGCTTCTCATGTTTGAGTTTGACTTGGTTCTGTTTGACCCAAGTGATCGTTCCTTCAAGTATCCTAGGATTCAGAATGGCAAAGGTTGGTTTGATGCAGAGGTTTATGTTGAAACACTAGTTTCACCAATGAAGCATTAA